A stretch of DNA from Brachyhypopomus gauderio isolate BG-103 chromosome 7, BGAUD_0.2, whole genome shotgun sequence:
AAATatcttattttttattttatttgtgagACAATTGTGCTTGTCTTTTAATGTAACCTGCTTTTCTGCGTCTGCTATTTGTAAACTGTTTTTTAATGTAGAGGAGCCCACCACAGAAATTGGAAATCCACCAGAAGAGACGCAAAGTGGAACATCAAGGCTGGAGTGCTCAGTTTGCCAGATGACCTTCAGTAACAGGTCTAATTTGAAGCGCCACGAAGCACAGCAGCATGACAAGGAGGGCCAGCCAATCATCTGCATAGATGACAAAAATGGAATTTTTGTCACCCCCAAAGATGCCTATGGACCCAGAGTTGCAATTCATGTTTGCAAGTCTATTCTGTCTCAGTCCTTGGCCTGTGAGGTACCATTATGCAGAGACTATATGAAAATAGGGATGGAAAGTGGTAACCCAGGAATAGAATGCCAACATCTTCACAGAACAAACCGTGCTATTCCTTATTCTCAACCCCCAGTGCTTAGGCTGGATTCCCTACAATTAATGGTAGACAGAGGCCTCATCTCCACATCTCGAAAAGATGAATGTGTTGGTCTGAATTCCAAAAGTCTGTCTGTAGGTGCTGACAGTGTTTTTCCAATTTTTTGGGGAGATCATGGTTTGTCTGAGAGATAtgtgtatttttctgtttttactGGGATGAAAGACAACTGGTGTCAGTTTGGGAGGACAAGGGTAACATTTGACAGTCAGACAGGCCAGTGGCATTGCCAATGCCAAAACAAAATTAGAAAATGTGTGCATCGGTACATATCCATGTGGTGGATTTTTCAAGAGAGACGCAATCTACTTCATGCTGAAATGGACCCAAATGCTGAAGATATAGATGATATCGAAGAAAGGGTCAGAGAGTCAGAGGACACCAGAAGAGATGTGTCAAAGGGGCCTTCAGTAGATGTATGCCAGCTGACAGAATATATTTGGAGGCAAAAGAGGATCCCAGGGGAGCTTGATGTTGAGCTCTCAAAAACAGAGAAGAAAGTCCCACAATTCTTCGAACCTGTTGAGACAAACTGTCCTTACTGTCCAGGTCCATCTCCCCCAGCTTTGGGAGAGAAGACACTCGTCACAAATCATGGAACAGTATATGGGATTTCCACAGTGATCAAAGGTGTGGTGATATCAATGTGACTAATAATATTTTATCAAATTGTTACAACATACAAAGCATATCATGTACACATTTATGCATTTTAtaacaaacatttaaaaattatgCCATTTTCCTTTTTAgatttttaatacttttttaaaTAGCTCTTTAGACTCACATTTActcttcacatttgtattttatttagtttatcTGTAAGAAATTGATTTTATTGTTATTGTCTCAGATGTGCCAGTGTACATAAGGGAGTGTCCGGTTTGCAGATGTCCAGTGAGATTCCAAGAGTATTGGTCTGGATTtcacaattataacaataagGTTTTTCTGACCATTCCTCTTTGTTCTCTGCTGACATCAGGACTATCGGTGAGACCCTATATCTTGCTTTTACACATGGTTATATATTATTAACAAATATGACTGCAGGTGGtcattgtctttttttttttttttttttttttgatagaATCACATTGCAGTTGGGCGATTTCTGCATACTCTGGAGGACCATGCCAACCTCAAAGTCCCCCACAATGTCATAAGAAGGGCATTTTACCATTTTTCTGCTTTAAGGAATTACAGTTACAGTTATTCCTGCAACAGATGTGGCCATAATCCACCAGTCTTGATTGCTGATGCAAATTGGAAAATTGCTTTTAATTTACCAGGtaaaaaaacctaaaacacaatTTCTCTATTCTGTCTTTGGGGCCCTAACCCTGATATTTCATTTAACATAACCCAAAATGCAAAATAAGGGCAGCAAAATATAGGGTAGATTTCAGGTGTAGAAAGACAACATGTATGTGAATTGCCTATGGGTCATGAGGATTTTTTTGTACAAAAAATGCACATAGAGGTAATGTGTAGGCATATAGCTAATTGTGTCTCATGTACTAGTTCACCTGTTCAGACGCCCAAATTTGGAAAATAGCAAACTTGAGGATACCCAAGTCAATGTGAGGACTAGATGGGAGATGCTTGAAAAACGGATTGTAGCATCCGGGTTTTGTGATGGTAAGAAGAATTTAGAACTATCAGTCAATATTGTTTATAAATGAATGCTATATTCAGGTTATAATATGTATGTTTACGTTGTCTCACTAGGTACCACAATGACCAATCCCTATAAAACTACACTGACTTACTCTGCATTTACTCCTTGGCTGGGTCCGAATATCAGACTACATGATGTGGTACCAAAGACCGAAATATTGAAAGGTCTATCTCAGAAGGACCAAGCTGTCTCATCAAGGGGTGGATTGAATATAGACGAAGATGCCATATTGCAAGCTCTGGATTCAAAAGCAGTAAGTATTACCCTAGAAAATATAGTTAAGATTTTTATCTACAACATTTCTAATACCTTTTGTGTTTTAATTCTAGTCATGACATTGAAACGTTTTTTTTATGCCTGTTTCCTTTGCTTAGCCCAGAAGAGAGGACTTGATCAAAGCATGCAATGCTCTTGGCGTGTCAGACGTCGGTAGTCGGACAGACTTGATCAATCGGCTTGAGGAGCTCCTCCTATACAAGGACTTGTATCCTAAAATGTTTGTCAAGCTCCAGAATACTGGCGGTAAGAGACAATTCTGTTGtcacacaaacaagcaaactCATTCAGTGTAATTTAACACTGTATTATCTGTGTCTTATTAGATATTTGATGTGATATTCATTGagcatttatatataaaaaatatttcacAATATTTGGTGTTTTAAgtttgtattatagagtaaaaTGTCATTAGCCCTTTTAAAATTCTGTTTGTATCTATTTTAGGTGGCGTGCTACACATGACCTGTGTACACTCTGTAGTGTATTACCAGTCAGCATTGTGGTGGCAGGAGTCAGCCCGTGACCACGGAGATGCTCTTTTGAGTTTTAAACATCCTCCCACAGTGTACGTGTCCGACATCGCTGGACGAGTTGCCAGACATGTCAACAACCGGACAAACCAGCAGTTTTTCCAGCCACACGATGGTCGTCTGTGTGCCAACACAGATGCGAACATTCAGGCTGCACTGGAGAAAAGTCTTGATGTCCAGTTTCCATGGATTACCAGTGTTGGCTTTTCATCAGGATCAGCCTCTCATGATAATCATAATAAGGCAAAATGTGTTAACAGGTTTTCCTCTGTGCACCCTGTGACAACCAGTGCAAGGTATTCTTTGTATGTATCGGTTCCATCAAAAAAATCAAAAAAGACCAGAGGAACATCTGAGGAGCTTAAAACTGGTGCCAGATTTGGCTGTTCTGGTTAATTCTtctgcagctgaacagttaAACAGAGAACTGTCATCAAGCAGGTACTCATTGTGCCAGATGAATGATCAACATTATATGTTTACCTTGAGGTTATATTTTCATCTTCACAACATCAACATTAACCAAAAATACACCAAGACTATGGAGCTACTAACCAAGCAAGCCTTGCATGTGGACATCACAGGAAAGCTGAGATTCAGCTCTTATGGTACTTGGTTTGAGACCAATTATTTTTCGTAATAATTTGCAGGTCCTCTTTAAAATAATGAAATCTAAATATGCTACTTAGCCAAAGCTAATATTTTATGGAGAGAAT
This window harbors:
- the LOC143519198 gene encoding HMG domain-containing protein 3-like, whose translation is MTFSNRSNLKRHEAQQHDKEGQPIICIDDKNGIFVTPKDAYGPRVAIHVCKSILSQSLACEVPLCRDYMKIGMESGNPGIECQHLHRTNRAIPYSQPPVLRLDSLQLMVDRGLISTSRKDECVGLNSKSLSVGADSVFPIFWGDHGLSERYVYFSVFTGMKDNWCQFGRTRVTFDSQTGQWHCQCQNKIRKCVHRYISMWWIFQERRNLLHAEMDPNAEDIDDIEERVRESEDTRRDVSKGPSVDVCQLTEYIWRQKRIPGELDVELSKTEKKVPQFFEPVETNCPYCPGPSPPALGEKTLVTNHGTVYGISTVIKDVPVYIRECPVCRCPVRFQEYWSGFHNYNNKVFLTIPLCSLLTSGLSNHIAVGRFLHTLEDHANLKVPHNVIRRAFYHFSALRNYSYSYSCNRCGHNPPVLIADANWKIAFNLPVHLFRRPNLENSKLEDTQVNVRTRWEMLEKRIVASGFCDGTTMTNPYKTTLTYSAFTPWLGPNIRLHDVVPKTEILKGLSQKDQAVSSRGGLNIDEDAILQALDSKAPRREDLIKACNALGVSDVGSRTDLINRLEELLLYKDLYPKMFVKLQNTGGGVLHMTCVHSVVYYQSALWWQESARDHGDALLSFKHPPTVYVSDIAGRVARHVNNRTNQQFFQPHDGRLCANTDANIQAALEKSLDVQFPWITSVGFSSGSASHDNHNKAKCVNRFSSVHPVTTSARYSLYVSVPSKKSKKTRGTSEELKTGARFGCSG